In Microbacterium enclense, one genomic interval encodes:
- a CDS encoding ABC transporter permease — translation MRPGWAWLGLTPFAAYVVLFLALPTVLAVGSGFVDGDGSLTLDNVAALGDPLVLTAFGNSAMVSLVTAAIGAVVGALVCWAMLGLAETGIVRTAVDAASGVLAQFGGVMLAFVLIAAIGAQGVVTVLLRQLTGISLYDGGVWLYDLPGVVLAYLIFQIPLMIITFLPALAALKPQWVEAHLTLGGTPAGFWRHVGIPVLAPSFLASLLLLFANAFSSYATAAALASQGSQIVPLQIRTALTSETVLGRENLAGALALGMIVVVAVVMGLYSLVQRRAARWQS, via the coding sequence GTGCGTCCGGGCTGGGCCTGGCTCGGGCTCACCCCGTTCGCCGCGTATGTCGTGCTGTTCCTCGCGCTCCCGACGGTCCTGGCGGTCGGGTCCGGGTTCGTCGACGGCGATGGTTCTCTCACGCTTGACAACGTCGCCGCTCTGGGCGACCCTCTCGTGCTCACCGCGTTCGGCAACTCCGCGATGGTCTCGCTCGTGACCGCCGCGATCGGCGCCGTCGTGGGGGCGCTGGTGTGCTGGGCGATGCTCGGACTCGCGGAGACCGGAATCGTGCGCACCGCGGTGGATGCGGCATCCGGAGTCCTGGCCCAGTTCGGCGGAGTGATGCTCGCCTTCGTGCTGATCGCGGCGATCGGGGCACAGGGCGTCGTCACGGTGCTGCTGCGGCAACTCACCGGGATCTCGCTCTACGACGGCGGCGTCTGGCTGTACGACCTGCCCGGTGTGGTGCTGGCCTACCTCATCTTCCAGATCCCGCTCATGATCATCACGTTCCTCCCCGCTCTCGCCGCGCTCAAGCCGCAGTGGGTCGAGGCGCACCTGACGCTGGGCGGCACCCCAGCCGGCTTCTGGCGGCACGTCGGGATACCGGTGCTCGCCCCGTCGTTCCTCGCGAGCCTGCTGCTCTTGTTCGCCAACGCGTTCTCGTCGTACGCGACCGCGGCCGCCCTCGCCAGCCAGGGGTCGCAGATCGTTCCCCTGCAGATCCGTACCGCGCTGACGAGCGAGACCGTCCTGGGCCGCGAGAATCTCGCCGGAGCCCTCGCCCTCGGCATGATCGTCGTCGTCGCCGTGGTGATGGGGCTGTATTCGCTCGTGCAGCGCCGCGCGGCCCGGTGGCAGTCGTGA
- a CDS encoding ABC transporter substrate-binding protein, whose translation MPSPTIFRGRPLAGLALAVVSALALAGCAGATADADAGSSADAQTATSLADIGTFGDLETAAKAEGQLNVIALPRTWANYGEILDLFAQRYPEITINEQSPDVSSAEEIQAAKANEGLDTAPDVFDLGLAVALQSTDHFAAYKVQTFDKIPDALKEPSGLFVGDYGGYMSIGYDSARFPEPTSLDDLLKPAYKGAVAINGDPTQAGSAFAAVGLATVQSNGTLDDFTPGIDFFGSLNAAGNFLKVDPTDATIASGETPVVFDWDYLNAVQASAVPTWKTVVLPGVGYAGYYNQAINKDAPHPAAARLWQEFLYSDEVQNLWLKGGARPARMEAMTAAGTIDTALAAALPTAPSDTVVPTETQSTEAGTLLGQKWATAVQ comes from the coding sequence ATGCCATCCCCCACGATCTTCCGCGGTCGGCCCCTCGCCGGCCTCGCCCTCGCCGTCGTCAGCGCCCTCGCTCTCGCGGGCTGCGCGGGCGCGACCGCCGACGCCGACGCCGGCTCCTCCGCCGATGCCCAGACCGCCACGAGTCTCGCCGACATCGGAACGTTCGGCGACCTCGAGACCGCCGCGAAAGCCGAGGGACAGCTGAACGTCATCGCGCTCCCGCGCACCTGGGCCAACTACGGCGAGATCCTCGACCTGTTCGCCCAGCGCTACCCCGAGATCACGATCAACGAGCAGTCGCCCGACGTCTCCAGCGCCGAGGAGATCCAAGCCGCCAAGGCCAACGAAGGCCTCGACACCGCACCCGACGTCTTCGACCTGGGCCTGGCCGTCGCCCTGCAGAGCACCGATCACTTCGCCGCCTACAAGGTGCAGACCTTCGACAAGATCCCCGACGCGCTCAAGGAGCCCTCGGGCCTGTTCGTCGGTGACTACGGCGGATACATGTCGATCGGGTACGACTCCGCGCGCTTCCCCGAGCCCACCTCGCTCGACGACCTGCTGAAGCCGGCGTACAAGGGCGCGGTCGCCATCAACGGCGACCCCACCCAGGCGGGCTCCGCCTTCGCTGCCGTGGGCCTGGCCACCGTGCAGAGCAACGGCACCCTCGACGACTTCACGCCGGGCATCGACTTCTTCGGATCGCTGAATGCCGCGGGCAACTTCCTCAAGGTCGACCCCACGGATGCCACGATCGCCAGCGGCGAGACCCCGGTGGTGTTCGACTGGGACTACCTCAACGCCGTCCAGGCCTCGGCCGTGCCGACGTGGAAGACCGTCGTGCTCCCGGGCGTCGGCTACGCCGGGTACTACAACCAGGCGATCAACAAGGACGCTCCGCACCCCGCGGCCGCGCGACTGTGGCAGGAGTTCCTCTACAGCGACGAGGTGCAGAACCTGTGGCTGAAGGGCGGCGCGCGTCCGGCCCGGATGGAGGCCATGACCGCCGCGGGCACCATCGACACCGCTCTCGCCGCCGCTCTGCCGACGGCGCCGAGCGACACCGTCGTGCCGACCGAGACGCAGTCGACCGAGGCCGGCACCCTGCTCGGGCAGAAGTGGGCCACGGCGGTCCAGTGA
- a CDS encoding GMP synthase, whose amino-acid sequence MTARLLYVCARPQRDAAAAEWASFRDGLGVADDELVHHDLVRKPLPDDLDRFAAVVVGGSPFNVTDTDKTDEQRRLERDLERLAATAIEGRTNAMFTCFGIGVVTRMLGGEVTLTTPEGTGPAEITLTEAGRGDELFGILSPRFQALTAHKEGTASVPPGATLLAENDACPVQAYRAGIGLWATQFHPEPTAEAFVARMEVYRDAGYFDAEAFDQVSAHVRTVSVEQPTLLLRSFAARAVAA is encoded by the coding sequence GTGACCGCTCGCCTGCTCTACGTCTGCGCCCGCCCGCAGCGTGATGCCGCGGCGGCCGAATGGGCGTCGTTCCGCGACGGTCTCGGTGTCGCCGACGACGAGCTCGTCCATCACGATCTCGTGCGGAAGCCTCTCCCCGACGACCTCGATCGTTTCGCCGCCGTCGTGGTGGGTGGGAGCCCGTTCAACGTCACCGACACCGACAAGACCGACGAACAGCGCCGACTCGAGCGCGACCTCGAGCGCCTCGCGGCGACCGCCATCGAGGGCCGCACGAACGCGATGTTCACGTGCTTCGGCATCGGCGTCGTCACCCGCATGCTCGGTGGCGAGGTCACGCTGACCACCCCCGAGGGCACGGGTCCCGCCGAGATCACGCTGACCGAGGCGGGTCGCGGCGACGAGCTGTTCGGCATCCTGAGCCCGCGTTTCCAGGCGCTGACCGCGCACAAGGAGGGCACCGCGAGCGTTCCCCCGGGAGCGACCCTGCTCGCCGAGAACGACGCCTGCCCCGTACAGGCGTACCGCGCGGGGATCGGCCTCTGGGCGACGCAGTTCCACCCCGAGCCCACCGCCGAGGCGTTCGTCGCCCGCATGGAGGTGTACCGCGACGCGGGGTACTTCGACGCGGAGGCGTTCGACCAGGTCTCCGCGCACGTGCGTACGGTGTCGGTCGAGCAGCCGACGCTGCTGCTGCGCTCGTTCGCCGCGCGCGCCGTCGCCGCCTGA
- the treY gene encoding malto-oligosyltrehalose synthase — protein sequence MRHPLSTYRLQIRETFTLDDAAEVTGYLRDLGVSWAYLSPILEATPGSDHGYDVVDVSRVDPARGGAAGLDRFVAAARAAELGILIDIVPNHMGVSEPRANAWWWDVLRQGRASGHATAFDIDWEFGGGKVRVPVLGADLADVLDEISYDPTPAEDAPDGLIRYYDHAFPVAPGTGTSDIRALLDAQNFELRFWQDEAADLNYRRFFAVTTLAGVRVELPEVFDATHAEILRWVREGLADGLRVDHPDGLVDPGAYLDRLAVALEEAGEGEVGYVLVEKILEHGEALPSWWKTAGTTGYDALAEIDRVLTDPAGEAALDGLDARLRAEGDLPTLTGWHDLIHDTKRKIADSIQVSEIRRIVRGLPVALRDEFETEVLQDALAEVLACFPVYRSYLPAGRAHLDAAAGEAEVRRPELGDVIEKLVPALADTDLEIAWRFQQTTGPVMAKGVEDTAFYRYTRLGSLTEVGGDPGQFSLDVTGFHTAQALRHASWPTAMTTLSTHDTKRGEDTRARIAVLAEIPERWEDVLTELRGIASTGHGPFDALLWQAIVGAWPASASTRHGLSEYRERLHAYAEKAAREASEVTGWWVQDEAFEERMHAVVDAATGPAAERVRAFVDEISAAGWSNGLSAKLLQILGAGVPDVYQGSELWEQSLVDPDNRRAVDFAERARLLAEIDAPGAQPPVVDATGAAKLLVTSRALRVRADHPLDIYRPLEAAGAASDHVVAFDRGGVFAVATRLPVSLEAEGGWRDTVVLLPDTPVIDVLTGRTFAGGAVPLADLLAFYPVALLIL from the coding sequence ATGCGGCATCCGCTTTCGACCTACCGCCTGCAGATCCGCGAAACGTTCACCCTCGACGACGCCGCCGAGGTCACGGGATACCTCCGTGACCTCGGGGTCTCGTGGGCGTACCTCTCGCCGATCCTCGAGGCCACACCCGGCTCCGACCACGGCTACGACGTCGTCGATGTCTCGCGCGTCGACCCCGCACGCGGCGGGGCCGCCGGTCTCGACCGGTTCGTCGCCGCGGCACGCGCCGCGGAGCTCGGCATCCTGATCGACATCGTCCCGAACCACATGGGCGTCTCGGAGCCGCGCGCGAACGCGTGGTGGTGGGACGTGCTGCGCCAGGGGCGCGCTTCCGGGCACGCCACGGCGTTCGACATCGACTGGGAGTTCGGCGGCGGCAAGGTGCGCGTTCCGGTGCTCGGTGCGGATCTCGCCGACGTGCTCGACGAGATCTCGTACGATCCCACCCCGGCCGAAGACGCGCCGGACGGGCTGATCCGGTACTACGACCACGCGTTCCCCGTCGCCCCGGGTACGGGGACCTCCGACATCCGCGCGTTGCTCGACGCCCAGAACTTCGAGCTGCGCTTCTGGCAAGACGAGGCGGCCGATCTCAACTACCGCCGCTTCTTCGCCGTGACGACCCTCGCGGGCGTGCGCGTCGAGTTGCCCGAGGTGTTCGACGCCACGCACGCCGAGATCCTGCGCTGGGTGCGTGAAGGTCTCGCGGACGGCCTGCGCGTGGATCACCCCGACGGGCTCGTCGACCCCGGCGCATACCTCGACCGGCTCGCCGTCGCGCTCGAGGAGGCGGGCGAGGGCGAGGTGGGGTATGTGCTGGTGGAGAAGATCCTCGAGCACGGCGAAGCCTTGCCGTCGTGGTGGAAGACCGCGGGGACGACCGGGTACGACGCGCTCGCCGAGATCGATCGCGTGCTCACCGACCCCGCCGGGGAGGCGGCGCTCGACGGACTCGACGCGCGGCTGCGCGCCGAGGGCGACCTCCCGACGCTGACCGGGTGGCACGACCTCATCCACGACACCAAGCGCAAGATCGCCGACTCGATCCAGGTGTCGGAGATCCGACGCATCGTGCGCGGGCTTCCCGTCGCCCTGCGCGACGAGTTCGAGACAGAGGTGCTGCAGGACGCGCTCGCCGAGGTCCTCGCGTGCTTCCCCGTGTACCGCTCCTACCTGCCCGCCGGTCGCGCACACCTCGACGCCGCGGCGGGCGAAGCGGAGGTGCGTCGTCCGGAACTGGGCGATGTGATCGAGAAGCTCGTGCCGGCCCTGGCCGACACCGACCTCGAGATCGCGTGGCGGTTCCAGCAGACCACCGGCCCGGTCATGGCCAAGGGTGTGGAGGACACCGCGTTCTACCGCTACACGCGCTTGGGCTCGCTCACCGAGGTGGGCGGTGACCCGGGGCAGTTCTCGCTCGACGTGACGGGGTTCCACACGGCGCAGGCTCTTCGGCACGCGTCGTGGCCGACCGCCATGACGACACTGTCGACGCACGACACGAAGCGGGGCGAGGACACGCGCGCCCGCATCGCGGTGCTGGCCGAGATCCCGGAACGCTGGGAAGACGTGCTGACCGAGCTGCGCGGCATCGCCTCCACCGGCCACGGACCCTTCGATGCGCTCCTGTGGCAGGCCATCGTCGGGGCCTGGCCCGCGTCGGCGTCCACTCGGCACGGCTTGTCGGAGTACCGCGAGCGCCTGCATGCCTACGCCGAGAAAGCGGCGCGTGAGGCGAGCGAGGTCACCGGCTGGTGGGTTCAGGACGAGGCGTTCGAGGAACGCATGCACGCCGTCGTCGACGCGGCCACGGGACCCGCTGCGGAGCGCGTGCGCGCCTTCGTCGACGAGATCTCGGCTGCCGGCTGGTCGAACGGGCTGTCGGCCAAGCTCCTGCAGATCCTCGGCGCCGGGGTTCCCGACGTGTACCAGGGCTCGGAGCTGTGGGAGCAGTCGCTCGTCGACCCCGACAACCGACGCGCCGTCGACTTCGCCGAGCGGGCTCGCCTCCTCGCCGAGATCGACGCCCCGGGGGCGCAGCCGCCGGTGGTGGATGCCACGGGAGCCGCCAAGCTGCTCGTGACCTCGCGCGCGCTGCGCGTGCGCGCTGATCACCCGCTCGACATCTACCGTCCGCTGGAGGCCGCGGGTGCGGCATCCGATCATGTCGTCGCCTTCGATCGCGGAGGCGTGTTCGCCGTGGCGACCCGGCTGCCGGTGAGCCTCGAGGCCGAGGGCGGGTGGCGCGACACGGTGGTGTTGCTGCCGGACACCCCCGTCATCGACGTGCTGACCGGACGCACGTTCGCCGGTGGCGCCGTGCCGCTGGCGGATCTGCTGGCCTTCTACCCGGTAGCCCTGCTGATCCTCTGA
- a CDS encoding ABC transporter ATP-binding protein, which produces MTLTDSPLGSDARPSPSAGVEFRGVVKDYGTTRVLHGVDLDVAPGEFVSLLGPSGCGKTTALRVLAGLERATAGEVHIGGREVSGVATNKRDIGMVFQSYSLFPHLRTIDNTAFGLRRRGVGTAEARRRAGEALDLVGLGHLADRFSHQLSGGQQQRVALARALVTEPRVLLLDEPLSALDAQVRVQLRDEIRRIQLRLGTTTVFVTHDQEEALAVSDRVAVMDAGRILQVGSPEDLYLRPASAEVAAFVGSSSLVPGEVSGERVTVWGQALPLVLPAADGTCEVFVRPENLRIADPDATGIDAVVEQSTFLGSVRRSTLRVADGSLVRVQHAADERREPGDRVRVRVNEVAVLTRPRAGVSSCVDPRSHEPGRA; this is translated from the coding sequence ATGACCCTCACCGACAGCCCCCTCGGCAGCGACGCTCGTCCGTCTCCGAGCGCCGGCGTCGAGTTCCGCGGTGTCGTGAAGGACTACGGCACGACGCGCGTGCTCCACGGGGTCGACCTCGACGTCGCACCAGGCGAGTTCGTCTCGCTGCTCGGGCCGTCCGGCTGCGGCAAGACCACCGCGCTGCGCGTCCTCGCGGGACTCGAGCGCGCCACCGCCGGCGAGGTGCACATCGGCGGCCGCGAGGTGTCGGGGGTGGCGACGAACAAGCGCGACATCGGCATGGTCTTCCAGTCGTACTCGCTCTTCCCGCACCTGCGCACGATCGACAACACCGCGTTCGGGCTGCGCCGACGCGGGGTGGGCACGGCCGAGGCGCGCCGCCGCGCCGGGGAGGCCCTCGATCTGGTCGGCCTCGGACACCTCGCCGATCGGTTCTCGCACCAGTTGTCCGGCGGGCAGCAGCAGCGCGTCGCCCTCGCGCGTGCCCTGGTCACCGAGCCCCGTGTCCTCCTGCTGGACGAGCCGCTCTCGGCCCTCGACGCGCAGGTGCGCGTGCAGCTGCGCGACGAGATCCGGCGCATCCAGCTGCGCCTCGGCACGACGACCGTCTTCGTCACGCACGACCAGGAGGAGGCCCTCGCCGTCTCCGACCGGGTCGCTGTCATGGACGCAGGTCGCATCCTGCAGGTCGGAAGCCCCGAAGACCTGTACCTGCGCCCCGCGTCTGCCGAGGTCGCCGCGTTCGTCGGGTCGTCGAGCCTCGTACCGGGCGAGGTGTCGGGCGAGCGCGTGACGGTGTGGGGCCAGGCCCTCCCCCTCGTCCTCCCCGCGGCCGACGGCACCTGTGAGGTGTTCGTGCGCCCCGAGAACCTGCGGATCGCGGACCCGGATGCCACCGGCATCGACGCCGTGGTCGAGCAGAGCACGTTTTTGGGCAGCGTGCGCCGTTCGACACTGCGCGTGGCAGACGGGAGCCTCGTGCGCGTCCAGCACGCGGCGGACGAGCGGCGGGAGCCGGGCGACCGCGTCCGGGTGCGCGTGAACGAGGTCGCGGTGCTCACGAGACCCCGTGCAGGTGTGTCGTCGTGCGTCGACCCCCGCTCTCACGAGCCGGGGCGCGCATAG
- a CDS encoding tryptophan-rich sensory protein, with translation MNATTPRRGSDLARQIVVLSAVSFMLIAAVIGAGAFGNSAVQDQQGGALDTDGSYLAPAGPAFSIWSVIYLGLIAYAIWQALPRRRTDPRQRALGWLVALTMTLNGLWLVAARFGTLFLTVVVIVLLLAALGWTFRVAVATRAPRGGVVDSVLIDGVTGLHLGWVTLATVANIAAWLTTVVPSSWEQAADAIGIGVLVIVGVIGLAIAWRSSWRVTPALALAWGLSWLAVERFGGEPRSTGIGVMALIVAAFVLLPPVIVSGLRLVRPSVD, from the coding sequence ATGAACGCAACAACTCCCCGGCGGGGAAGCGACCTCGCCCGGCAAATCGTCGTCCTCTCCGCGGTGTCGTTCATGCTCATCGCGGCCGTGATCGGCGCCGGCGCGTTCGGGAACTCCGCGGTCCAGGACCAGCAGGGCGGGGCACTCGACACCGACGGTTCCTACCTCGCTCCCGCCGGCCCCGCCTTCTCGATCTGGTCGGTCATCTACCTGGGCCTCATCGCGTACGCGATCTGGCAGGCTCTTCCCCGCCGCCGCACAGACCCGCGTCAGCGTGCGCTCGGCTGGCTCGTCGCCCTCACGATGACCCTGAACGGCCTCTGGCTCGTGGCCGCGCGCTTCGGGACCCTCTTCCTCACCGTCGTCGTCATCGTCCTCCTGCTCGCCGCCCTCGGCTGGACGTTCCGCGTCGCCGTCGCCACCCGCGCGCCGCGCGGCGGCGTCGTCGATTCCGTGCTGATCGACGGCGTCACGGGCCTGCACCTCGGCTGGGTGACCCTCGCCACCGTCGCGAACATCGCCGCGTGGCTGACCACCGTCGTGCCCTCGAGCTGGGAACAAGCGGCGGATGCCATCGGCATCGGCGTGCTGGTGATCGTGGGCGTGATCGGCCTCGCCATCGCCTGGCGCAGCTCGTGGCGCGTCACCCCGGCCCTGGCACTCGCGTGGGGGCTGAGCTGGCTCGCGGTCGAGCGCTTCGGCGGTGAGCCGCGGAGCACCGGCATCGGCGTGATGGCGCTCATCGTGGCAGCCTTCGTGCTGCTGCCGCCGGTGATCGTCAGTGGCCTGCGGTTGGTGCGCCCGTCGGTCGACTGA
- a CDS encoding ABC transporter permease subunit, with product MNPLAPPRWARWVIGIVVGLVFAVPFAATVLFTLTPLPGGSGLSLDRWGALFDPANAAKYRPLWTGLGNSLTLAAVTVLLVLVLFTPTMVLVALAFPRLRRVFEFVALLPISLPAIVLVVGLTPLYLQIGRTLGTGAWTLAFAYGILVLPFAYRSIQASIDAIDVKTLSEAARTLGAGWTSVLVRVIVPNLRQGLLAATLISVAVVLGEFTIASLLNRQTLQTALIVVNKQDGYVAAIFTLLALAFAFALLLVIGRVGRIGAGRKTS from the coding sequence GTGAACCCCCTCGCCCCGCCCCGGTGGGCTCGCTGGGTCATCGGCATCGTGGTCGGTCTCGTCTTCGCCGTTCCCTTCGCCGCGACCGTGCTGTTCACCCTCACGCCCCTCCCGGGTGGTTCGGGGCTGTCCCTCGACCGGTGGGGGGCGCTGTTCGACCCCGCCAATGCCGCGAAGTACCGGCCGCTGTGGACGGGGCTCGGCAACTCGCTGACGCTCGCGGCGGTCACCGTCCTGCTGGTGCTCGTTCTGTTCACCCCGACGATGGTGCTCGTCGCCCTCGCCTTCCCGCGTCTGCGCCGAGTGTTCGAGTTCGTCGCCCTCCTGCCGATCTCGCTCCCCGCCATCGTGCTCGTGGTGGGGCTCACGCCCCTGTACCTGCAGATCGGCCGCACCCTCGGCACCGGTGCGTGGACGCTCGCGTTCGCGTACGGCATCCTGGTCCTGCCTTTCGCCTACCGGTCGATCCAGGCCTCCATCGACGCGATCGACGTGAAGACGCTGTCGGAGGCGGCCCGCACCCTCGGCGCCGGCTGGACGAGCGTGCTGGTGCGCGTGATCGTCCCGAACCTCCGCCAGGGACTCCTCGCCGCAACGCTCATCTCGGTCGCGGTCGTCCTCGGTGAGTTCACGATCGCCTCGCTCCTGAACCGGCAGACGCTGCAGACGGCCCTGATCGTCGTCAACAAGCAAGACGGCTACGTCGCCGCCATCTTCACCCTGCTCGCCCTCGCCTTCGCGTTCGCGCTGCTGCTCGTCATCGGTCGCGTCGGACGCATCGGCGCCGGAAGGAAGACGTCATGA
- the treZ gene encoding malto-oligosyltrehalose trehalohydrolase, with product MSIDVWAPKAERVRLRRLDDSGDAVVEDIEMSSTADGWWTVPVDLADGERYGFVLGDGDDLRPDPRSRRQPGGVHEASAWFDPTVYTWNDGAWTGKQLAGGLIYEVHLGTFTPEGTLDAAIGRLEHLVDLGVTHVELLPVNGFNGTWNWGYDGVLWYTVHEAYGGPEAYQRFVDAAHAAGLAVIQDVVYNHLGPSGNYLPEFGEYLREGSRNTWGDSVNLDEDAVRAYIVENALMWMSDYHVDGLRLDAVHALLDHRDPHLLQEIAERTDALSAHRGLPLTTIAESDMNDPKLILPREAGGYGLTAQWSDDWHHTAHVALTGETIGYYEDFEDLDAFRKVSEEGFFHNGTYSTFREEKHGKPIPDDVPNWRLVTFAQDHDQIGNRAAGDRLSQTLGYDRLAAAAVLTLTAPGTPMLFMGEEWGATTPWQFFTSHPEPELGKATAEGRIAEFAKMGWDESTVPDPQDPSTFENSKLDWDEVGEGDHAQLLGLYRELAKLRRERPELTDPSREGLSAAAREAIGGRIYELRRGDLVVVVNLSDAEATASVVPGVRVLLATAEGVVLDGTDLAVPAGASAIAGPAL from the coding sequence ATGAGCATCGACGTTTGGGCCCCCAAGGCGGAGCGCGTGCGGCTGCGCCGGCTCGACGACAGCGGGGATGCCGTCGTCGAAGACATCGAGATGTCGTCGACGGCCGACGGCTGGTGGACGGTACCCGTCGACCTCGCCGACGGTGAGAGGTACGGTTTCGTCCTGGGCGACGGCGACGACCTGCGACCCGACCCCCGCTCGCGACGTCAACCGGGCGGCGTGCACGAGGCGTCGGCGTGGTTCGACCCGACCGTGTACACCTGGAACGACGGCGCGTGGACGGGCAAGCAGCTCGCCGGAGGCCTCATCTACGAGGTGCACCTCGGCACCTTCACCCCCGAGGGGACACTGGATGCCGCCATCGGGCGCCTCGAGCACCTCGTCGACCTCGGCGTGACCCACGTCGAGCTGCTGCCGGTCAACGGGTTCAACGGAACCTGGAACTGGGGGTACGACGGGGTGCTCTGGTACACCGTGCACGAGGCCTACGGCGGCCCGGAGGCGTACCAGCGGTTCGTCGATGCCGCGCACGCGGCGGGGCTGGCCGTGATCCAGGACGTCGTCTACAACCACCTCGGGCCCTCGGGCAACTACCTGCCCGAGTTCGGGGAGTATCTCCGCGAGGGCAGCCGCAACACCTGGGGCGACTCGGTCAACCTCGATGAAGACGCGGTGCGCGCCTACATCGTCGAGAACGCGTTGATGTGGATGAGCGACTACCACGTCGACGGTCTCCGTCTCGATGCCGTGCACGCGCTGCTCGACCACCGCGACCCGCACCTGCTCCAGGAGATCGCCGAGCGCACCGACGCCCTGTCGGCGCACCGCGGCCTCCCGCTCACCACCATCGCCGAGAGCGACATGAACGACCCGAAGCTCATCCTCCCGCGAGAGGCCGGTGGGTACGGCCTGACGGCGCAGTGGTCGGACGACTGGCACCACACCGCGCACGTCGCCCTGACCGGTGAGACGATCGGGTACTACGAGGACTTCGAAGACCTCGACGCGTTCCGCAAGGTCAGTGAGGAAGGGTTCTTCCACAACGGCACCTATTCCACGTTCCGCGAAGAGAAGCACGGCAAGCCCATCCCGGATGACGTCCCCAACTGGCGCCTGGTGACCTTCGCACAGGATCACGACCAGATCGGCAACCGCGCCGCGGGCGATCGGCTGTCGCAGACGCTCGGCTACGACCGTCTCGCCGCAGCCGCCGTGCTGACCCTCACCGCCCCCGGCACCCCGATGCTCTTCATGGGCGAGGAGTGGGGCGCGACAACCCCGTGGCAGTTCTTCACCTCGCACCCCGAGCCCGAACTCGGCAAAGCCACCGCCGAGGGACGCATCGCCGAGTTCGCGAAGATGGGATGGGACGAGTCCACCGTCCCTGACCCGCAGGACCCCTCGACGTTCGAGAACTCGAAGCTCGACTGGGACGAGGTCGGCGAAGGTGATCACGCTCAGCTGCTCGGGCTGTACCGCGAGCTCGCGAAGCTCCGCCGGGAGCGACCCGAACTCACCGACCCGTCCCGCGAAGGTCTCTCGGCCGCGGCGCGCGAGGCGATCGGGGGCCGCATCTACGAGCTGCGTCGCGGCGACCTCGTGGTCGTCGTGAACCTCTCGGATGCCGAGGCGACGGCATCCGTCGTCCCCGGTGTTCGCGTGCTGCTCGCGACGGCCGAAGGCGTGGTGCTCGACGGGACCGACCTCGCCGTGCCGGCGGGCGCGAGCGCGATCGCGGGCCCCGCTCTCTGA